The following coding sequences are from one Anopheles bellator chromosome X, idAnoBellAS_SP24_06.2, whole genome shotgun sequence window:
- the LOC131213248 gene encoding nose resistant to fluoxetine protein 6-like has protein sequence MATVYKLGMWGALLLALLLTVLVGEETAAFRLRDHTSEEDDRSVHTGAGALNRRIFALGRGERAKPKSWSRLPKDEYDDDDDGDDDDEDENGGDNEYEQVAIRRAAEKRFGFAGRREPPTGSGAAKRRENVRWRLEKDDVYKRPADDGDDGDDAENDGDDNDSEGEPEVRTIFNLYGWLGSAKGSDRTTPDSDSDDDRKSRAKATATPSKQQRSPKVPADDGGLLGSIRGFLEAAKTRTSAISFDASVLNWIEKFTNTPADQDTGDEPEGSTLVDRLRSWFQQSGSHVPGKDRQESGAGEQKKKPKLKQDSAFVQLLNESPLTSLFSSDELPVEAPIDAAPKTPPKALPQARSKVVKERIAISPEDFQQLLLRVPSFVPDYSLVGNRECQRQGQIFERQLRGKRLWALKMIDASAKLGSGLLQGNAHQLGDYDLCTGISTKVQVSGSEQVRIRGKYCLAHIDVVAEDDELQLPVHLLHGRGFIRSTLNDPNHFLPRFTTINWGICLPAACTFEDAAGIVKNFVGPYNSTGIKVFLELEEGNCHVRQTRSRMLLVRENWKLMMAIGFYTFVVVVTVVATLNDYEIFIKIDPLASEQQPTNVLHQMLMAFSLKKTLRQILGGVPEGYEQTGESRPTFACLYGLKGVASVALFFALRLVPLGFQPFTNRNEFTESFNAPWSVAVRVLMLYADLYLVVSGFLAAHHMMHEYRTRSRLAWFKRLVGRYLRLTFPLVPVLAFYALIWEHLGSGPQWGDVVVKNANLCKHNYHTNLLFIHNWYPIEETCAPHTFQLAIEMQLSVLAPFLMIVLTKNRFYGMIAYVLLHCLSTAIRFSSTVEDRLVPYVFHGVRLTQLYRTLNLSLTETLHRITPYLTGFGLGCLLQETQDAQSRHQERGIRWSGWLGAGVALLWCLLSPLDIVRNDFQYEPLEAAQYAALAPLAWSLGICWVIFYCITEDSSALNRLLSSRPLVLLGHLSYSLSLVQFLVFFYFVGTTRGSEVFSLGTYINRTELCLLVGAALSIALLFDLPIQNVKRFLDAAGVLDSFENVEPVEVKPTEAAVSPSGDEEEYSQKSASATDAAVSAPAEKNEPELPANADEEEMEDFWAQSSAQEDRANGSQPTKPETEPVPERGETIDLQQALEEDYYEEEQEEEEEEEEEAEIDEEKEVKRRPTTNGREWSRTWDLLDD, from the exons atggcgaccgtgTACAAGCTAGGCATGTGGGGCGCTCTCCTGTTGGCCCTGCTGCTGACCGTGCTGGTCGGCGAGGAGACCGCGGCCTTCCGGCTGCGCGATCACACTTCGGAAGAGGATGACCGGAGTGTGCATACGGGCGCGGGTGCGCTGAACCGACGGATCTTCGCGCTTGGCCGGGGAGAACGTGCCAAACCGAAGTCCTGGTCGCGCCTGCCAAAAGATGAgtacgatgacgacgatgacggcgacgatgatgatgaggacgagAATGGTGGTGACAACGAATACGAGCAGGTAGCGATCCGTCGAGCGGCGGAAAAACGATTTGGGTTCGCCGGTCGCCGAGAACCCCCTACCGGGAGTGGTGCTGCGAAACGACGGGAGAACGTCCGCTGGCGGTTGGAGAAAGACGACGTTTACAAGCGTCCCgctgacgacggtgacgacggtgacgatgcaGAGAACGATGGTGACGACAATGATTCTGAGGGCGAACCCGAGGTTAGAACTATTTTTAATCTGTACGGATGGCTTGGATCGGCAAAGGGTAGCGATCGAACAACACCGGATTCCGATAGCGACGACGATCGCAAATCGCGGGCCAAGGCCACGGCCACGCCAAGTAAACAGCAGCGAAGCCCGAAGGTGCCAGCCGATGACGGCGGATTGCTCGGGTCTATCAGAGGGTTTCTGGAGGCAGCCAAGACAAGAACCTCGGCCATCAGCTTCGATGCGAGTGTGTTGAACTGGATCGAAAAGTTTACCAACACACCGGCGGATCAGGACACCGGAGACGAACCGGAGGGTAGCACGCTCGTCGATCGGCTCCGTAGCTGGTTCCAGCAGTCGGGCTCCCACGTACCAGGGAAAGACCGCCAGGAGTCTGGTGCCGGtgagcagaagaagaagccgaAACTCAAGCAGGACTCCGCTTTCGTGCAGCTGCTGAACGAGAGCCCACTGACGTCGCTGTTCAGCAGCGACGAGCTACCGGTGGAGGCCCCGATCGATGCGGCACCCAAGACCCCACCCAAGGCCCTGCCGCAGGCTCGGTCGAAAGTGGTGAAGGAGCGGATCGCGATATCGCCGGAAGACTTCCAGCAGCTCCTGCTGCGGGTGCCCTCGTTCGTGCCCGACTACTCGCTGGTCGGCAACCGGGAGTGCCAGCGGCAGGGCCAGATTTTCGAGCGCCAGCTGCGAGGCAAACGGCTCTGGGCCCTCAAGATGATCGACGCGAGCGCCAAGCTGGGCTCGGGGTTGCTGCAGGGTAACGCGCACCAGCTCGGTGACTACGACCTGTGCACGGGCATCTCAACCAAGGTGCAGGTTTCCGGTAGCGAACAGGTGCGCATCCGCGGGAAGTACTGCCTGGCACATATCGACGTCGTCGCGGAAGACGACGAGCTGCAGCTCCCGGTCCATCTGCTGCACGGCCGTGGCTTCATTCGCAGCACCCTGAACGAT CCGAATCACTTTCTGCCACGGTTCACCACGATCAACTGGGGTATCTGCCTGCCGGCTGCCTGTACCTTCGAGGACGCGGCCGGCATCGTCAAGAACTTTGTCGGGCCGTACAACTCGACCGGCATCAAGGTGTTCCTGGAGCTCGAGGAGGGCAACTGTCACGTACGTCAGACGCGCAGCCGGATGCTGCTGGTCCGGGAGAATTGGAAGCTGATGATGGCTAT TGGTTTCTACACGTTCGTGGTGGTCGTAACGGTTGTGGCTACGCTGAACGACTACGAGATCTTCATCAAAATAGACCCGTTGGCGTCCGAGCAGCAGCCGACGAACGTGCTGCACCAAATGTTGATGGCGTTTTCGCTCAAAAAAACCCTCCGCCAGATCTTGGGTGGCGTACCGGAAGGCTACGAGCAAACGGGAGAGAGCCGACCGACGTTCGCGTGCCTGTACGGGCTGAAGGGTGTCGCCAGTGTGGCGCTCTTCTTCGCCCTCCGCCTGGTGCCGCTCGGGTTCCAGCCGTTCACGAACCGGAACGAGTTCACCGAGAGCTTCAACGCACCCTGGAGTGTGGCCGTCCGGGTGCTAATGCTCTACGCCGACCTCTACCTGGTGGTCAGCGGGTTCTTGGCGGCGCACCACATGATGCACGAGTACCGGACGCGCAGTCGGCTGGCGTGGTTCAAGCGCCTCGTGGGTCGGTACCTTAG ACTAACCTTCccgctggtgccggtgctggcaTTCTACGCCCTCATCTGGGAACACCTGGGCAGCGGTCCTCAGTGGGGCGATGTCGTGGTCAAGAACGCCAATCTGTGCAAACACAACTACCACACCAATCTGCTGTTCATTCACAACTGGTACCCGATCGAGGAAACG TGTGCCCCTCACACCTTCCAGCTAGCGATTGAGATGCAGCTGAGCGTGCTGGCACCGTTTCTGATGATTGTGCTCACCAAGAACCGGTTCTACGGGATGATCGCCTACGTGCTGTTGCACTGCCTGTCGACCGCGATCCGGTTCTCGAGCACCGTGGAGGACCGCCTGGTGCCGTACGTTTTCCACGGTGTGCGCCTCACGCAGCTCTACCGTACGCTGAACCTATCGCTGACCGAAACCCTGCACCGAATCACTCCGTACCTGACCGGCTTCGGGCTTGGCTGTTTGCTGCAGGAGACGCAAGACGCCCAGTCGAGACACCAGGAACGTGGTATCCGGTGGAGTGGCTGGTTAGGTGCCGGCGTCGCACTCCTCTGGTGCTTACTGTCACCCCTCGACATCGTTCGCAACGACTTCCAGTACGAGCCGTTGGAAGCGGCCCAGTATGCAGCCCTCGCACCGCTCGCTTGGTCACTGGGCATCTGCTGGGTCATCTTCTACTGCATCACCGAGGACTCCAGTGCACTAAATCGGCTGCTAAGCTCGCGCCCACTAGTACTGCTGGGTCACCTCTCGTACTCGCTCTCACTCGTCCAGTTTCTGGTGTTCTTTTACTTCGTCGGCACGACCCGCGGTAGCGAGGTGTTTAGCCTCGGGACCTACATCAACCGTACCGAGCTGTGCCTTCTGGTCGGGGCCGCTCTCTCCATTGCGCTCCTGTTCGACCTGCCGATCCAGAACGTGAAACGCTTCCTCGATGCAGCCGGCGTGCTAGATTCCTTCGAAAACGTCGAACCGGTCGAGGTTAAGCCAACCGAGGCCGCGGTCAGTCCGAGTGGCGACGAAGAAGAATATTCCCAAAAATCGGCTTCCGCAACAGACGCTGCAGTGTCGGCACCGGCAGAGAAAAACGAACCGGAACTACCAGCGAACGCCGACGAGGAAGAAATGGAAGACTTTTGGGCGCAGAGTAGTGCCCAAGAGGATCGGGCCAATGGTTCCCAGCCAACGAAACCGGAGACCGAACCAGTACCGGAACGGGGCGAGACAATCGACCTGCAGCAAGCGCTAGAGGAAGACTACTacgaggaggagcaggaggaggaggaagaggaagaagaagaggcaGAGATTGACGAAGAGAAAGAGGTCAAACGAAGACCGACAACGAACGGGCGGGAATGGTCCCGCACGTGGGATCTGTTGGACGACTAA
- the LOC131213630 gene encoding probable alpha-aspartyl dipeptidase, which translates to MNVAGQMVKRHLFLMSSSGVHGYDYLMHAEHDMSTFLRKHKVERVLFIPYARTNHKAYTSTVAKVLAKWNFDCDGIHTFPDPVQAVRDAQAIFIGGGNTFLLLKTLYEYQLVPAIREQVLRHGTPYMGSSAGTNVATRSIHTTNDMPIVYPPTFEALGLVPFNINPHYLAPVEGSTHLGETRDDRILEFHEHHAAPVLGLPEGTTLLVEGDVATVVGLFPVRLFRQRQAWRQFQPESDVSFLLESP; encoded by the exons ATGAACGTTGCAGGGCAAATGGTTAAACGGCACCTCTTTCTGATGTCATCATCCGGCGTTCACGGCTACGACTACCTTATGCATGCGGAGCATGATATGAGCACTTTTCTGCGCAA GCATAAAGTTGAGCGGGTGCTTTTTATTCCGTACGCGCGCACTAACCATAAAGCGTATACGAGTACGGTGGCTAAAGTGCTCGCCAAATGGAACTTTGACTGCGACGGTATCCACACGTTCCCCGATCCGGTTCAGGCCGTTCGCGACGCCCAGGCAATCTTCATCGGGGGCGGGAATACGTTTCTGCTGCTAAAGACGCTCTACGAGTATCAGTTGGTACCAGCGATACGTGAGCAGGTGCTGCGACACGGCACACCGTACATGGGCTCCTCGGCCGGGACTAACGTGGCGACACGGAGCATTCATACGACCAACGATATGCCAATCGTGTATCCGCCGACCTTTGAGGCGCTTGGACTGGTGCCGTTCAACATCAATCCACACTACCTGGCACCGGTGGAAGGAAGCACGCATCTCGGTGAGACGCGTGACGATCGCATCCTCGAGTTTCACGAGCATCACGCCGCACCGGTGCTCGGTTTGCCCGAAGGCACCACGCTGTTGGTCGAGGGGGACGTGGCTACAGTTGTGGGCCTTTTCCCGGTTCGTCTGTTCCGACAGCGGCAGGCATGGCGCCAGTTCCAGCCAGAAAGTGATGTAAGCTTTCTTCTAGAATCGCCTTAG